In Polynucleobacter sp. TUM22923, one genomic interval encodes:
- the dnaQ gene encoding DNA polymerase III subunit epsilon yields the protein MRQVILDTETTGLSHATGDRIIEIGCVEMIGRKLTERTFHYYINPERDIDAGAYAVHGLSREFLSDKPIFANIVEELIEFVDGAEVVIHNAPFDLGFLDSEFALLKRPTFRGLASKVTDTLIDARQMFPGKRNSLDALCERFSISNQHRTLHGALLDAQLLAEVYVAMTRGQEDLSIDLIDYTVGTDASGQMKALPSSFKLIRANTEDCQLHETILAEIAKASKKDSVWSPLNVEVRSN from the coding sequence ATGCGTCAAGTTATCCTCGATACTGAAACAACTGGACTGAGTCACGCCACTGGCGATCGTATTATTGAAATTGGCTGTGTAGAAATGATTGGCCGCAAACTCACCGAGCGCACTTTTCATTACTACATCAATCCTGAGCGAGACATTGATGCTGGCGCCTATGCTGTTCATGGCCTCTCTCGCGAATTTTTATCAGACAAACCTATCTTCGCTAACATCGTGGAGGAATTGATCGAGTTTGTAGATGGGGCTGAGGTTGTTATCCATAACGCCCCCTTCGACCTAGGATTCCTGGATAGTGAATTTGCCTTATTAAAACGGCCGACTTTTAGAGGTCTAGCTTCTAAGGTAACAGACACCTTAATCGATGCCCGTCAAATGTTTCCCGGAAAACGAAACTCACTAGATGCGCTGTGCGAACGCTTCTCCATTAGCAATCAACATCGAACGCTACACGGTGCGCTACTAGATGCTCAACTGCTAGCTGAAGTCTACGTAGCAATGACACGAGGCCAAGAAGACCTCTCTATTGACCTGATTGATTACACGGTGGGTACTGATGCCTCAGGGCAGATGAAGGCCCTGCCCTCCTCATTTAAGCTCATAAGGGCTAATACGGAAGATTGTCAGCTCCATGAAACTATCCTAGCTGAGATTGCCAAGGCCAGTAAAAAGGACTCCGTTTGGAGCCCTCTCAATGTTGAAGTTAGAAGCAACTAG
- a CDS encoding tartrate dehydrogenase, protein MNAKKIFKNPKIAVIAGDGIGKEVMPEGLRALEAVNKKFNIGMQFDHFDFASCDYYLKHGKMMPDDWFDTLMQYDAIFFGAVGMPDILPDHVSLWGSLIQFRRGFDQYVNLRPVRLLPGVPCPLANRKPGDIDFFVVRENTEGEYSSVGGKMFPDTDREFVIQESIFTRQGVDRILRYAYDLAQSRPKKHLTSATKSNGIAITMPYWDERVETMAKQFPQVRTDKYHIDILAAHFVMNPDRFDVVVASNLFGDILSDLGPACTGTIAVAPSGSINPEGKFPSLFEPVHGSAPDIYGKMIANPIGQIWSGSMMLDHLGYPEAGLAIFTAIEKVLAEGKFLTPDLGGSVKTDDLGKAIAAAI, encoded by the coding sequence ATGAACGCAAAGAAAATATTTAAGAATCCCAAAATCGCCGTCATCGCAGGTGATGGCATTGGAAAAGAAGTCATGCCAGAGGGCTTACGTGCTCTAGAGGCGGTGAATAAGAAATTTAATATTGGGATGCAGTTTGACCATTTTGATTTTGCTAGCTGTGACTACTATTTGAAGCACGGCAAAATGATGCCGGACGACTGGTTTGATACGCTGATGCAGTACGACGCTATTTTCTTTGGTGCCGTTGGTATGCCCGACATCCTTCCGGATCACGTTTCCTTATGGGGCAGCTTAATTCAGTTCCGTCGCGGCTTCGATCAATACGTCAATTTACGTCCTGTACGACTGTTACCAGGCGTGCCATGTCCGTTGGCTAATCGTAAGCCAGGTGATATTGATTTCTTTGTAGTGCGTGAAAACACTGAAGGTGAATACTCTAGCGTTGGGGGAAAAATGTTCCCCGATACCGATCGTGAGTTTGTGATTCAGGAATCCATTTTTACTCGTCAAGGCGTTGATCGTATTTTGAGGTATGCCTATGATTTAGCGCAGAGTCGCCCTAAAAAACATTTAACCTCTGCGACCAAATCTAATGGCATTGCAATTACGATGCCTTACTGGGATGAGCGGGTTGAGACTATGGCTAAGCAGTTTCCACAGGTAAGAACTGATAAGTACCATATTGATATTTTGGCGGCGCATTTTGTAATGAACCCTGATCGGTTTGACGTTGTAGTGGCCAGTAACTTATTTGGCGATATCCTGTCGGACTTAGGTCCAGCCTGTACTGGAACGATCGCGGTTGCCCCATCGGGAAGTATTAACCCAGAAGGTAAGTTCCCATCATTATTTGAGCCTGTCCATGGATCTGCGCCTGATATTTACGGCAAGATGATTGCCAATCCGATTGGTCAGATCTGGAGTGGATCCATGATGCTGGACCACCTAGGCTACCCAGAGGCAGGACTGGCCATCTTTACTGCTATTGAAAAGGTTTTAGCGGAGGGTAAATTCTTAACCCCAGACTTAGGCGGTAGTGTTAAGACAGATGATTTAGGTAAGGCCATTGCAGCAGCAATTTAA
- a CDS encoding SprT family zinc-dependent metalloprotease: protein MKQHSVREAWLEDAVRHLEPVFSKAGYAIPPVRVSCGFPASSSPRTTLGQCWPRERSGGGVNEIFISPKLDDPVQLLDTLVHELCHAVDDCFSGHGEDFKGIAQTVGLEGPARMAHATEELVVRLMMISQELGPYPHQAISFPPPRPSNASRNKAKCGQCGYEVTLLKKWATYGAPICPKDNIRMQEAVMETIENTEDHNSESVTGKKTKTDDIRRAIS from the coding sequence ATGAAGCAACATTCTGTAAGAGAAGCCTGGTTAGAAGATGCGGTAAGACACTTAGAGCCGGTGTTTTCTAAAGCGGGCTATGCCATTCCTCCGGTACGTGTGTCGTGTGGATTTCCGGCATCGAGCAGTCCGAGAACTACGCTGGGGCAATGCTGGCCCCGTGAGCGCTCTGGAGGCGGAGTAAATGAGATTTTTATCTCTCCAAAATTAGACGACCCCGTTCAACTGCTCGATACCTTGGTGCATGAGCTGTGTCATGCCGTCGATGATTGTTTTAGCGGCCATGGTGAGGATTTCAAAGGAATTGCTCAAACTGTTGGCTTGGAAGGTCCTGCCAGAATGGCGCATGCCACTGAGGAGTTGGTAGTTAGACTCATGATGATCAGTCAAGAGCTTGGACCATACCCACATCAAGCCATCAGCTTTCCTCCACCACGCCCAAGTAATGCCAGTCGTAATAAAGCCAAATGTGGTCAGTGCGGTTATGAAGTCACGCTACTTAAAAAGTGGGCTACTTATGGTGCTCCAATTTGCCCAAAAGACAATATTCGCATGCAAGAAGCGGTAATGGAAACCATTGAAAATACTGAAGATCACAACAGTGAATCTGTAACAGGTAAAAAAACCAAGACTGACGATATTCGTCGGGCAATTAGCTAA